The nucleotide sequence ATATCTGCGATGGAAACAAGGCGAGGACACCCGCTCTTTTCGAACTTGGTGCAAAATTAGCCTTGGATGCACCAATATGAACACATAAATAACGTCAAGGAAGCAAAGCTTACTCGCCGCTAAAGAGGGGGAAGTGCAAAGCACTCATGAATATCGTCATGGTATTTTCTACAACGTCCTGGCACTGAGTTACATGTTATTGTCATGTTTAATACGCATAATCTTAAATCCAAGGTGAATCGGTTTTCACCTAATGGATAAAATACTCACCAGATCATAAATAGTGCTGCGTTAGCGAGTTGGGTTGTCTATAATGGTGCCTCATGTTAAGGAAGTAGTTATGAAAAGCATTGAAATAGATGACGATTTATATGCATTTATCGCTAGCCAAACCAAGCATATTGGCGAGAGTGCATCACAAATTCTTCGTAGGTTATTGTTGCCTGAAGATGGCGCAGCGGTAAATACACCACAAGCGACACCCGCAGCCCCTAAGGTAGAAACGCCTAAAGCCACGGAGGCAGTAGAGCCTGCACCCGCCGTTAAGAAAACGACCGCGGCTGCGCCAAAGCAGCCCACAAAAACGGCAGCCCCAGCGAGAACGCCGAAGGCAGCAGCCACGGCTAAGCCATCTCCGCAAGCGCCTGTTTCAGAAGATATTCAAACGCACAAGAAAAACGATATTGTCGATGCGGTGTCACAGGATGCGCTTGCAACCTTCACCAAGCGCGTTGATCAATTCTTGTTTATCTTAAGTGCAGCGCACAAACTCAACGCGAATAGCTTTAGTCAGGTTGAGTCTATTGTGGGTAAAAACAGAACTTACTTCGCAAAAAGCAAAGAAGCTTTGCTTGAAAATGGCAGCAGTACCAATCCGAAAGCCATACCTGATAGCGACTATTGGGTTGTGACTAACAACAATACGGCAAAGAAAGTAAACATGCTGGAACAAGTTTTGCGTAAACTGGGTTACGCACCAGAGGTAGTTGAAACGGTGGTGAACCGATTTGCACCGGAAGGTAAATAAAAACAGTCAATACTGAATAAGGACGATTTCATGGCATTACATCCGCAAGCAGGTAAAGCTGCCGCTCCCGAACAACTTATCAATGTTGCCGCATTGGTAAGTCAATATTACAGCTATAAGCCAGACGCTTCTGCACCCGGTGAAGCGGTAAGTTTTGGTACGTCAGGGCACCGAGGCAGCGCGGCTAATTTTACCTTCACTGATACCCACATTGCGGCAATTTGCCAAGCTTTGGTTGAGTACAGAGAGCAAGAAGGTATTACGGGCCCACTTTACGTAGGTAAAGATACCCACGCCTTGTCGGAACCGGCCATGATAACGGCAATAGAAGTGCTAGGTGCTAACGGGGTTGATGTTGTTATTCAGCGCAGTGACAACGAAAGTATGGGGTATACGCCTACACCGGTTATTTCTCGTACCATTATTCGACACAACCGCAATAGCAGTGATAAAGCCGATGGTGTTGTGATTACACCGTCACACAATCCTCCAGAAGATGGCGGCTTTAAGTATAACCCTCCCCATGGCGGCCCAGCCGACAGCGACGTCACCAAACAAATTCAAGATCGCGCAAATGCGCTTATTGCTGATGGAAATGTGGCAGTAAAACGGGTAGATATTCGCCAAGCCAAAGCACGAGGCTTGGTGCGCGAAGAAGATTTTATGGAACCCTACATCGACGATTTGGCCAGCGTGATAGATATGCAAGCCATTGCCGATGCCAACCTTAAACTTGGCACCGATCCCCTAGGTGGTGCGGGAGTAGGTTACTGGTCTAAGATTGCAGAAAAGTATGGCCTGAACATTACCGTTGTTAATCAAGCGGTCGATCCCCAATTCGGTTTTATGCGCAGAGATAAAGACGGTAAATTACGTATGGATTGCTCAAGCGCGTATGCCATGGCTGGATTAATTGAATTAAAAGATGATTTTGATTTAGCTTGGGGCAATGATCCTGACTTTGATCGCCACGGCATTGTGTGTCCAAGCGCAGGTTTAATGAACCCCAATCATTACCTTGCGGTGGCAATTCAATACCTTTATACCCACCGTCCTCAGTGGCCACAGAGCCTAAATATTGGTAAAACACTGGTGTCTAGCAGCATGATAGACAGGGTTGCAAAAAGTCTAGATAAGCCACTTGCTGAAATGCCGGTAGGCTTCAAATGGTTTGTTGAAGGTTTGTCGCAAAGCAAAATTGGCTTTGCCGGAGAAGAAAGTGCTGGGGGGATTTTTCTACAGCGCGACGGCGAAACTTGGGCAACAGATAAAGACGGGTTTATTCTTTGTTTACTTGCGGCGGAAATCACGGCAGTGACAGGAAAAGATCCGGGTGAACACTATAAAGGATTAACGGAACAATTTTCTGCTCCCGTATATAGCCGCGTAGATGTTGCTGCAACATTGGAACAGAAACAAAAACTATCCGCCATGGACGCCTCTGTGATAACCAGCGATACCCTTGCCGGTGAACCCATTCTTGCTGTGCAAACCCATGCTCCAGGCAACAACGCAGCAATTGGTGGCGTGAAGGTCTCTACGGAAAATGGCTGGTTTGCTGCGCGTCCTTCTGGTACCGAGCAAATCTATAAAATTTATGCTGAAAGCTTCAAAGGTGAAAGTCACTTACAAGAATTGATTGCTGAAGCCGAGGCACTAGTAGGTAAAATCATCAAATAAGGTTAAAAAATAACCTAGATAATCGATGGCTTGTAATAAATATGTTAAAAATCGACTGAATGCATACGAATTCAGTCGATTTTTTCGTTTTTTAACCAAATTATCACAACAATATCGTTTAAGTGCTGCTATATTGCTCTCATGTGACGTGCTATTTATGTAATTTAATTACATGTTGGCGTGATGGAAAACCTTCTCTGATAGAGTGAGACCGCACAATGAACGCTAAAGCGAACAACACCCAATCTCCCGCAAAAATTGACAAATCTGACTTCAAAGCCGCTGTAGTCAAGCACCTTCACTGTACCTTGGGTACGGATGAAAACAAAGCGAACAATCACGCTTGGTGGAAGGCCACCTGTGCCGCAATGCAAGAGCATGTGTTAGAGGGATTACGTAAAACACAGAAAACCCACTATCTTAACGACACCCGCGCTGTGCACTACTTTTCTGCAGAATTTCTTATGGGGCGTTTGCTGTCAAACAACCTGCAAAACTTTGGTCTTTTTGAGGTGGCCAGTGGGGCACTAAAAGAACTTGGTGTTGAGCTGACTGACATCATGGAGCAAGAGCCTGATATGGCATTAGGCAACGGCGGCCTTGGTCGTCTTGCCGCGTGTTTTATTGATTCTTTGGCCACTATGGAGTTACCGGCAATTGGATACGGTATTCACTACGAGCATGGTTTATTCCGACAAGAAATTAAAAGCGGCGCGCAGATAGAGCGTCCAGACAGTTGGCGCGATTATGGTAACCCTTGGGAAATTTGCCGACCAGAGTCTATTCAAGAAGTCTCTCTATTTGGTTATGTTGAAACCAAATATGGCGAAAATGGCAGAGTGCTTAAAGAATGGCATCCTGGTTCTATCGTAAAAGGGGTGCCTTGGGATATCCCAGTGGTGGGATATGAAGGCAAAACTGTGAATGTACTGCGTTTATGGCAGTCAGAAGCCTCTGATTATTTCAACTGGGATGTCTTTAACGCGGGGGGATACGTGGATGCACAACGAGAAAATGTGCAGGCTGAAACCATCTCGAAAGTGCTTTACCCCAATGATGAAACCGAAGCGGGTAAAGAATTACGACTTATACAACAATACTTCTTTTGCTCGTGCTCACTGAAAGACATTATTCGTCGTTACAAGCGTGCTCATGGTGATGATTGGAGCCGTTTTGCTGACCAGGTGGTGATTCAACTTAACGATACTCACCCAGCCATTGCCATCCCAGAGCTTATGCGAATTTTAGTAGATAGAGCTGAGTTAGATTGGGATCAAGCCTGGGGCATTTGTACACAAGTGTTTGCTTACACGAACCATACGCTATTGCCAGAAGCGTTGGAAAAATGGCCTGCTCGCATGATTGAAAAAATTCTGCCTCGTCATTTAGAAATTATCTATGAAATTAACCACAGATTTATGGCTGAGGTTGACAAAAAGTGGCCTGGCGACAACGCCATGAAAGCCAAACTGTCTATAATCGAGGAAGGCCATGAAAAGATGGTGCGCATGGGCCATTTGTCTGTTATCGGTTCTTTCGCCGTGAATGGTGTGGCCGAAATGCACTCTCGATTAGTGAAATCTTCTCTGTTTCCTGAGTTTGACGAATTATACCCGGGCAAACTCACTAACGTGACCAACGGCATCACGCCAAGACGATGGCTGAAGGCGTGTAACCCGTCACTTTCTAAACTGATTGATAAGAAGATTGGCGTAGACTGGCCTAAAGATTTGTACAAGTTAGAAGGGTTAGCCAAATTTGCGTCTAACAAAACCTTCCAAAAGCAATTCATGAAAGTAAAGTTAGAAAACAAAGAATTGCTGGCTGAAGAAATCCGTCAATCGTTGGATTTAGAAGTGGACGTTAATGCCATTTTTGATGTGCAAATTAAACGTCTGCATGAATACAAGCGTCAGCACTTGAACCTACTTCATATCATGGCTTTGTACCGTCGTATTCTTGAGAACCCAGACTACGATATGCACCCAAGAGTATTTATTTTCGGTGCAAAAGCGGCGCCGGGTTATAAGTTAGCGAAAGACATTATCTATGCCATCAACAAGGTAGCAGATAAAATTAACAACGACCCTCGTGTGAATAACAAAATTAAGGTGGTTTTCTTACCGAATTACCGTGTGTCTTTGGCAGAGAAAATGATTCCTGCGTCAGATGTGTCTGAGCAAATTAGTACCGCGGGTAAAGAGGCATCAGGTACAGGTAACATGAAGTTGGCGCTTAATGGGGCCGTGACTATCGGTACGCTAGATGGTGCAAATGTGGAAATCGCCGAGGAAGTAGGCGACGATAATATCTTCATCTTTGGCCTTACCGTTGAAGAAGTGAATGAGCTTAAAGCCAAGGGCTATAACCCTCTTGATTACTACTATAAAGATCCTGAAATTAAAGCGGTATTGGATTGGTTAGAAACGGATTACTTCACGCCGGGTAAGCCAGGCGCGCTGGTCTCTATCAAACAAAGCCTATTGGATCATGGCGACCCTTACATGGTTTTGGCGGATTACAGAAGCTATTCTGATGCACAAATTGCCGTAGATGAAGCCTACAGAGACAAAGAACGCTGGGCTGAAATGGCAATTATTAATACGGCGAAGATGGGTAAATTTACGTCAGATCGCTCCATAAAAGATTACGTCGATAGAATTTGGAAGCTTTCGCCGTGTAAGATTGAGAACTAATCGCACATTTAGGTATCTAAAGGCTCAGAAGTGTTACGCTTTCTGAGCCTTTTTCTTTTGTGGGCTAAGGGTTGACGCACCTTGGGTTAGCCAATGAGGTGCCCACATTTGGCCTTAACAGAAAGTAAATGATGCGTTTAGTTAAGTAAAACTTCAAAAATTTATAAGTAGGTATTAAAAAATATACTCTTTTATGCGCCCGGTGAGTAGTCAGGCAAGACAGAGTTTTCTACACTAGCTCGACACCTAGCCGCCGTTTTGTGCAAGGATATAATTATGAGCCGAATGCATTCGACTTTGGCAACCATTCCCAATCGTTACGCCTTTATCAACACCATCGACGCCTCTGCACATCAGTGTCATTCTTTGTCACTTATGCTTATCGATGTCGTGCGATTTTCCGATGTCACAACGAGTCTGGGTATCACCGTGGGTGATAGGTTCTTGCTAGAGATTGCAAACAGGCTTCACGTACTTTTCAACAAGGAAGTGCGTATTGGAAGAATAAGTGGCGATGTTTTTGGCGTAGTGTTCCTTAATACCTCAAATGCAACGTTTCTTCGCGATATGTTTGAGCGACTAGTGGAGCATTTCAAAACACCTATGTATCACGACGAGCATGCCTTTATTGCAGACTTTAATGTCGGCGTGGTGCAGGGCCGGTGTGACGAGTTTGAAATTACAGCATTTGTTTCTCGTGCTGAAGCGGCCTTAAAACAAGCAAAAGAAAATAAGTACGAAAATTACTACGCTTTAAGCATGCATGATAAGACCGAAACCGGTCGTAGTTTAGCGCTAAAAGCCGACCTCAAACGGGCATTATCACAAAACGAGCTAGAGCTGTACTACCAACCAAAGGTCGATCTAAATACCTTGAACGTTATTGGTGCAGAATGTTTATTGCGTTGGAATCATCCGCTCGACGGCGTGTTGTTCCCCGGGCCGCTCATTGAAGCAGCCGAATCGTATAACATGATGAATGAATTGGGGTATTGGACACTAGAGCAAGCGTTTAGAAGCTTGGTTGAATTGGAAAAGCACGGCCTGCCTATTACACTCTCTGTCAATATCTCGCCAACCCAATTATACGACAATCACTTATTGCCTTCGTTAAAGCTGCTTAGCGAAACATACAGTATGCCGCTGGATCGCGTCGAGCTTGAATTAACAGAAGACGTCGCCTTGTCAAATTCCTTGATGGTGAAAAAGCAACTAGATGAGCTAAGGGCTATGGGGATCGCGATCTCGGTGGACGATTTTGGAAAAGGGTATTCCAATTTAGCTTACATACGAGACTTAGATCTCACCGCCCTTAAAATTGACAAAACCTTTGTGATGGAGCTAACTGATCATCCAGTCAACCGTGCCATTATCGAAGCGGCAAATATCATTGGGAAGGCGAAAGGCTGTGCCGTTATCGCCGAAGGCGTAGAAACCATAAAGCAATTGCATATTTTGCGTGAAGTTGGCGTGCGCCAAGGGCAAGGTTACTTGTTTTCTAAGGCCGTTCCTTTAGGAAGTTTCATTCAATTAGCGCAGCGAGATATTATTGTTGGCACGTCACCTCGCCAAGCCTAACAGTATATTGTATTGAAAAACTAAAAATGGGTTGTGATTAAAACCGTCAAACGTGCAATAGTCCCCGCAAGTCGCTAGACTATCGCCATTCGCAACACGTATGGCTTAATTGATGCAACAACTTATACAACACGGTGAGTTTCTTTCACTCTCTCGAACCGAGCCTCAGCGCTTTCAAACCCCTATTCAATTTGAACTCGATAATCACACGAAAGTTGCTATCTCTGCGCCAGGGATTATTGAATTCACGCCCCTTTCTTTAGACAACATAAGCACTAAGCATATTGTTTTATCTTGCGGTGTTCATGGCAACGAAACGGCACCAATAGAAATGTGCGATGACTGGGTTAAGTCAATTCTTACAGGGCGGCTTGAAGTGACCCATCGCGTTTTGTTTTTGTTTGGTAATTTACCTGCAATGGATATTGCCAAGCGGTTTGTTGAAGAAAACATGAACCGCCTGTTTAGTGGTGCTCACTCGGAAGGCGACGGCTGTAATAATATAGAAAGACAGCGCGCAAAAGCATTGGAAGAGGCAATAAACCAGTTTTTCGCTCATGCACAAGCCGACGAACAGAAATTCCACTACGATTTACACACCGCAATACGAAGCTCTAAAAACGAGAAATTTGCGGTTTACCCTTATTTGCACGAGAGGCGCTACAGCAAAGGGCAGCTCGCTTTTCTGGCGGCCTGCGGGGTAAAAACAATTCTACTTTCAGAAAACCCAACGACTACCTTTAGCTATTTTTCGTCACGCCAGCACGGTGCTCATGCATTCACCGTGGAGCTAGGTAAAGTGCGCCCGTTTGGTGAAAACGATATGTCACGGTTTGCGCAAGCGAAAGAGGCGATAACGTCACTGATTAGTCGTGAAGATTTTTCACCGCAAGTGTCTATGGATGAATTGGATATTTTTCGGGTGAATCAAGTGGTGATCAAAAACGCAGATGACTTTACCTTGCACTTTGACGACGACACGCCCAATTTTACCGATTTTACAAAGGGCACTGTGCTTGCTTCTGAGTCAGGTAAAACCTATGTCGCACAGCAAGACGGTGAAGCGATTGTTTTTCCTAATGCTGACGTGGCGATTGGTCAACGGGCTATGCTTACCGTGGTCCCCACCAAGCTGGAGACGCTAGATGTTTAAGTTAGATGAGCGGTTAGATAAAGATACCTTTTTTATAAGTGACTTACCTTTGTGCCGCGTCTTGTTGATGAACGACAACCAGTTCCCGTGGTTAATCTTAGTGCCTCGGGTAGCCGATGTGGCAGAGATTATTGATTTAGATGAAGCCCAGCAACAGCAGTTTTTAAAAGAGTCTGGATTTGTAAGCCATGTACTAAAACAAAAAACACAGTGCGATAAACTTAACGTGGCAGCCCTTGGCAATATGGTGAAGCAACTGCATATTCACCATGTAGCAAGGTTTACCCATGATGTGGCTTGGCCTAAGCCCGTTTGGGGCAATCAACCAGCATGCCCTTACCACATCGAAAAGGCTAGTGTATTAATATCTACTTACAGAGAATCTCTCGCACTTTTTTATTGAGCTTGCTAGCCTAACGTTAATTTACTCTACTTTTTTACATAGTCTGAAAAAGTAGTGGCGTTTAACAAAGGAGTTTGTTTATGATTATTTCTACTACGCCTTCATTGCAAGGTCAGAAAATAGATGAGTATTGCGGCATTGTAGTTGGCGAGGCTGTCATGGGCGCCAATATCTTCAAAGATTTGTTTGCGTCTATCCGCGATATCGTGGGCGGCCGTTCGGGTTCTTATGAAGAAGAGCTTACGCGTGCTAGAAAGCTGGCGTTCAATGAAATTGAGCACGAGGCAAGAAGCATGGGGGCAAACGCCGTGGTGGGAATTGACTTAGACTACCAGGTTATTGGCGATAAAGGCAGCATGTTGATGGTCAGCATCAGTGGTACCGCGGTGAAGACCTCACCATTGTAACCCCTACAATACACTATCTGCGGCTAAATGCCGCAGAAAGGCGAGGGAAATGGCGGATTTCCCTCGCTTGACTTACCACTCGTCTTCTTCGTCATCGAACCCTTTTTTTGCTTGCCCGTTTCCGTTTTTATTGTTGTCTTTGTGTTTCTGGGTTTGATCTTTCACTTCTTGCGGGAATTTAAACTTCGCGCTGTATTTTAGTAGGGTGATATTGCCAATCACCACGCCTAATACCAATACAATGATAACAACGACCCAAGTGGTATCCATGTGCGTATTACTCTCCCAAATTTAGAATGTAGCGACGGTAAATCATGTGGATGTGGTCAAGCACGGTGCTTTTGCCCTCAAGATCGCTATTTTCAATGGCCGTGACTAGGCTTGCTAGGTTTCTTTGTTTTTCAAACAAATTTGCGCTGTCGGCATGGGATAAATGCCAGGGTTCGCGAGCCACGCCACCGCAATAGCGCGCAAAAGGTAAAGTGAAACCATAGTGCGCCATGTTTTCATTTAACCACTGCGCCAACGGATAGCAAGGGCCATCAGCGGCGTATTCCGTTTCAACCAATTGAAAGTCGCCATCCCATTGGGATACCGCGGCTTTATCATAAACGTCAATATCAGACCCCCAATGGTGGCGACTGCCGCCCGGTAACGCTGACCACATTAAAATAGCATGCAGTTTTTCTACGTTGCTTAAACGGTCAGGGTTTAACGGTACGCCATTGATATCAAGAAGCTTCGCTTCTCCTCGCCACTTTCTATTCCAAATGACGCACTGTCGTTCAAAACTGCGGTAGCTACTCACCAATTGTAAGTCTATACCTTCTTGCTTGGCATCCTGCTGCATGGCGCTAAATGCGTCTAATACAGCGGGGAGAAGTAAATGGCCGTTGCCGGCGTCCATCAGTTGGTGAGGCGATATGCCTAACCAACGAGATGAAGAGTATGAAAGGTGGGTTAACATGATATTGGGGCTGAGACTAGGCGAGTAATCGCACAAGAATGCCGTAATAAATATCAGCAAGTTGCTCTAAATCCGACATTTTTACGCATTCATCAATTTTGTGGATAGTCGCATTTACCGGGCCAAGCTCAATCACTTGCGCACCTGTAGGTGCTATAAAGCGTCCGTCAGACGTACCACCTGCCGTAGACAATACAGTGGGCTCTCCTTTAACCGCTAAAATGGCTTCTTGGGTAGCATCTAGCAATGCGCCAGTATCGGTCAAAAACGGCTGTCCGTTGAATGTCCATTTAATGTCGTAATCGAGTTCATGCTTATCTAAGATATGGGTAACACGCTCAATTAACTGTTTATCGGTAACTTCGGTAGAAAAACGGAAGTTAAAACATACCTGAAGTTCACCAGGAATGACGTTTCCTGCCCCTGTACCACCGTGAATATTCGAAATTTGAAAGCTGGTGGGCGGGAAAAACGCATTGCCATCGTCCCAGTGAGACTGAGCAAGTTCAGTCAGTGCAGGGGTGGCAAGGTGAATAGGGTTGCTGGCCAAGTGAGGGTAGGCCACATGCCCTTGAATACCTTTCACGGTTAAATCACCGGTTAACGAGCCTCGTCGTCCATTTTTAACAATGTCACCCACTTCTGTGGTGGAAGAGGGTTCACCAACAATACACCATGTAATTTTCTCATTGCGGGCTTCTAGCGTATCAATAACGCGGGTGGTGCCATTAATAAATGGGCCTTCTTCGTCGCTGGTAATCAGATACGCAATACTGCCCTTATGGGCAGGATAATCCCGCACAAACTCTCTTGTTGCCACAAGCATTGCCGCGAGGCTTCCTTTCATATCGGCTGCGCCGCGCCCATGCAAGAATTCGCCTACTTCAGTTGCGGTAAATGGCGGCGTTTTCCAGGCATCTTCTGGGCCGCTAGGAACAACGTCAGTATGCCCTGCAAAGCAAAACACTGGGCCTTCATTACCCCGGCGAGACCACAAATTAGTGGTATCTTCAAACACCATGGTTTCATTATTAAAACCTAGTGTAGAAAGAAACGCTTTCATCGCTTCTTGGCAACCTTCATCTTCGGGTGTGACCGAGCGGCGATTCATTAAATTCTTTGCAATATCGATAACGGTATCGTTAATCAAAATATGTCCTCATACTGCGCAGGTTTAAAACCAATGTGAAAGGTGCCATTGTGAAGCAAAATAGGGCGTTTAACCATGGCAGGGTGGGTTTCTAGAAGCGAAAGCGCTTTTTCTTTATCTAAATTGGCTTTATCAGCATCATCAAGTTGGCGGTAGGTGGTGCCGCGTTTATTTAGCATCACTTCCCAACCCAATGCGCTTTCAGCAGTGGTGAGGAACGCCGCTGAAATGCCATCTTTTCTATAGTCGTGAAACACAAAATCAATGTTGTGTTCAGTTAACCATTTCTTTGCTTTTTTTATGGTATCGCAATTGGCTATACCGTAAAGCGTCGTGCTCATAATATGTCTATCCTGAAGGTGTAAAATGTGATTTATGTCTTGGCGACCTACCTATTTTACCTACGTTAATAGGTGCATTTATAAAAAAAGCGTGAAGAGACTGTCTTGCATGCCGTCAACGTATTTTTGTTGTGTAGGCAGCAGCCCCTTCAAGGCCTGCGCATTTAATACGGACATTATACAAATATTTGCCA is from Alteromonas australica and encodes:
- the seqA gene encoding replication initiation negative regulator SeqA translates to MKSIEIDDDLYAFIASQTKHIGESASQILRRLLLPEDGAAVNTPQATPAAPKVETPKATEAVEPAPAVKKTTAAAPKQPTKTAAPARTPKAAATAKPSPQAPVSEDIQTHKKNDIVDAVSQDALATFTKRVDQFLFILSAAHKLNANSFSQVESIVGKNRTYFAKSKEALLENGSSTNPKAIPDSDYWVVTNNNTAKKVNMLEQVLRKLGYAPEVVETVVNRFAPEGK
- the pgm gene encoding phosphoglucomutase (alpha-D-glucose-1,6-bisphosphate-dependent), with amino-acid sequence MALHPQAGKAAAPEQLINVAALVSQYYSYKPDASAPGEAVSFGTSGHRGSAANFTFTDTHIAAICQALVEYREQEGITGPLYVGKDTHALSEPAMITAIEVLGANGVDVVIQRSDNESMGYTPTPVISRTIIRHNRNSSDKADGVVITPSHNPPEDGGFKYNPPHGGPADSDVTKQIQDRANALIADGNVAVKRVDIRQAKARGLVREEDFMEPYIDDLASVIDMQAIADANLKLGTDPLGGAGVGYWSKIAEKYGLNITVVNQAVDPQFGFMRRDKDGKLRMDCSSAYAMAGLIELKDDFDLAWGNDPDFDRHGIVCPSAGLMNPNHYLAVAIQYLYTHRPQWPQSLNIGKTLVSSSMIDRVAKSLDKPLAEMPVGFKWFVEGLSQSKIGFAGEESAGGIFLQRDGETWATDKDGFILCLLAAEITAVTGKDPGEHYKGLTEQFSAPVYSRVDVAATLEQKQKLSAMDASVITSDTLAGEPILAVQTHAPGNNAAIGGVKVSTENGWFAARPSGTEQIYKIYAESFKGESHLQELIAEAEALVGKIIK
- a CDS encoding glycogen/starch/alpha-glucan phosphorylase: MNAKANNTQSPAKIDKSDFKAAVVKHLHCTLGTDENKANNHAWWKATCAAMQEHVLEGLRKTQKTHYLNDTRAVHYFSAEFLMGRLLSNNLQNFGLFEVASGALKELGVELTDIMEQEPDMALGNGGLGRLAACFIDSLATMELPAIGYGIHYEHGLFRQEIKSGAQIERPDSWRDYGNPWEICRPESIQEVSLFGYVETKYGENGRVLKEWHPGSIVKGVPWDIPVVGYEGKTVNVLRLWQSEASDYFNWDVFNAGGYVDAQRENVQAETISKVLYPNDETEAGKELRLIQQYFFCSCSLKDIIRRYKRAHGDDWSRFADQVVIQLNDTHPAIAIPELMRILVDRAELDWDQAWGICTQVFAYTNHTLLPEALEKWPARMIEKILPRHLEIIYEINHRFMAEVDKKWPGDNAMKAKLSIIEEGHEKMVRMGHLSVIGSFAVNGVAEMHSRLVKSSLFPEFDELYPGKLTNVTNGITPRRWLKACNPSLSKLIDKKIGVDWPKDLYKLEGLAKFASNKTFQKQFMKVKLENKELLAEEIRQSLDLEVDVNAIFDVQIKRLHEYKRQHLNLLHIMALYRRILENPDYDMHPRVFIFGAKAAPGYKLAKDIIYAINKVADKINNDPRVNNKIKVVFLPNYRVSLAEKMIPASDVSEQISTAGKEASGTGNMKLALNGAVTIGTLDGANVEIAEEVGDDNIFIFGLTVEEVNELKAKGYNPLDYYYKDPEIKAVLDWLETDYFTPGKPGALVSIKQSLLDHGDPYMVLADYRSYSDAQIAVDEAYRDKERWAEMAIINTAKMGKFTSDRSIKDYVDRIWKLSPCKIEN
- a CDS encoding putative bifunctional diguanylate cyclase/phosphodiesterase; this encodes MSRMHSTLATIPNRYAFINTIDASAHQCHSLSLMLIDVVRFSDVTTSLGITVGDRFLLEIANRLHVLFNKEVRIGRISGDVFGVVFLNTSNATFLRDMFERLVEHFKTPMYHDEHAFIADFNVGVVQGRCDEFEITAFVSRAEAALKQAKENKYENYYALSMHDKTETGRSLALKADLKRALSQNELELYYQPKVDLNTLNVIGAECLLRWNHPLDGVLFPGPLIEAAESYNMMNELGYWTLEQAFRSLVELEKHGLPITLSVNISPTQLYDNHLLPSLKLLSETYSMPLDRVELELTEDVALSNSLMVKKQLDELRAMGIAISVDDFGKGYSNLAYIRDLDLTALKIDKTFVMELTDHPVNRAIIEAANIIGKAKGCAVIAEGVETIKQLHILREVGVRQGQGYLFSKAVPLGSFIQLAQRDIIVGTSPRQA
- the astE gene encoding succinylglutamate desuccinylase, which encodes MQQLIQHGEFLSLSRTEPQRFQTPIQFELDNHTKVAISAPGIIEFTPLSLDNISTKHIVLSCGVHGNETAPIEMCDDWVKSILTGRLEVTHRVLFLFGNLPAMDIAKRFVEENMNRLFSGAHSEGDGCNNIERQRAKALEEAINQFFAHAQADEQKFHYDLHTAIRSSKNEKFAVYPYLHERRYSKGQLAFLAACGVKTILLSENPTTTFSYFSSRQHGAHAFTVELGKVRPFGENDMSRFAQAKEAITSLISREDFSPQVSMDELDIFRVNQVVIKNADDFTLHFDDDTPNFTDFTKGTVLASESGKTYVAQQDGEAIVFPNADVAIGQRAMLTVVPTKLETLDV
- a CDS encoding HIT domain-containing protein, yielding MFKLDERLDKDTFFISDLPLCRVLLMNDNQFPWLILVPRVADVAEIIDLDEAQQQQFLKESGFVSHVLKQKTQCDKLNVAALGNMVKQLHIHHVARFTHDVAWPKPVWGNQPACPYHIEKASVLISTYRESLALFY
- a CDS encoding heavy metal-binding domain-containing protein, with the translated sequence MIISTTPSLQGQKIDEYCGIVVGEAVMGANIFKDLFASIRDIVGGRSGSYEEELTRARKLAFNEIEHEARSMGANAVVGIDLDYQVIGDKGSMLMVSISGTAVKTSPL
- a CDS encoding DUF2897 family protein, whose product is MDTTWVVVIIVLVLGVVIGNITLLKYSAKFKFPQEVKDQTQKHKDNNKNGNGQAKKGFDDEEDEW
- a CDS encoding M15 family metallopeptidase; amino-acid sequence: MLTHLSYSSSRWLGISPHQLMDAGNGHLLLPAVLDAFSAMQQDAKQEGIDLQLVSSYRSFERQCVIWNRKWRGEAKLLDINGVPLNPDRLSNVEKLHAILMWSALPGGSRHHWGSDIDVYDKAAVSQWDGDFQLVETEYAADGPCYPLAQWLNENMAHYGFTLPFARYCGGVAREPWHLSHADSANLFEKQRNLASLVTAIENSDLEGKSTVLDHIHMIYRRYILNLGE
- the dapE gene encoding succinyl-diaminopimelate desuccinylase, producing MINDTVIDIAKNLMNRRSVTPEDEGCQEAMKAFLSTLGFNNETMVFEDTTNLWSRRGNEGPVFCFAGHTDVVPSGPEDAWKTPPFTATEVGEFLHGRGAADMKGSLAAMLVATREFVRDYPAHKGSIAYLITSDEEGPFINGTTRVIDTLEARNEKITWCIVGEPSSTTEVGDIVKNGRRGSLTGDLTVKGIQGHVAYPHLASNPIHLATPALTELAQSHWDDGNAFFPPTSFQISNIHGGTGAGNVIPGELQVCFNFRFSTEVTDKQLIERVTHILDKHELDYDIKWTFNGQPFLTDTGALLDATQEAILAVKGEPTVLSTAGGTSDGRFIAPTGAQVIELGPVNATIHKIDECVKMSDLEQLADIYYGILVRLLA
- a CDS encoding ArsC family reductase; this encodes MSTTLYGIANCDTIKKAKKWLTEHNIDFVFHDYRKDGISAAFLTTAESALGWEVMLNKRGTTYRQLDDADKANLDKEKALSLLETHPAMVKRPILLHNGTFHIGFKPAQYEDIF